The Halovivax ruber XH-70 genome includes the window CGTCGCCGCCACGACTTCGGCCCACGTCGCCGTCGTCTCGGGCCGTTCGAAGCCGTGGATGACGTACCGGACGACTGCCGGAAGCTGCGACCAGCCGTCGAAGACGAAGACGACGTAGGCGCCGAACGCCGTCACCGTCGCCAGCATCGTCGAGCGCGCGAGGGTAGAGATCGCGACCGCGATCGAGACGAATGTGGTCGCGAGCAGCGAGAGGGTGACCGCGGCGGCGATCAGGTGTCCGGGGTCGACGGCGACGTCTGTCACGAGCGCGACCGGAAGCGCCGCCAGCAGCGCGACCAGCGGGGCCGAGGCGATCACCGCACTCCTGCCGAGGAGCGTGCCGAGGACGACCGTTCGACGGGCGAACGGGAGCCCGAGCAGGACGGTCAGTGCCCCGGATCGACGCTTCTCCACGATGGTCGTGGCGACGAATCCGAGCGCGACGAGCGGTACGAGCATCACGAGCGCTCCGAACAGCGATGCAACCATCCCGACCGGCTCGCTGCGGACGCCCGCTCCCGTACCCTGACTCGCGCTGTAGGTGATCACCAGCCCGACGAGCCCGAACAGTCCCCAGAGGGTGTGTAGCTGGCGCTCCCGTCGTGCGTCGAGAGCGTCCTCGCGCGCGTACAGGAGCAACCGTCGCGGCGTCCCGACGAGTCGATTCACGCGACCCCCTCCGTGAACACGGCGAACAGGTCCTCGAGGGGCGTCTCCTCGACTGCGACATCCGTGACGGGAACGCATTCGTGCATCGTCGCGATCGCCGCGGCCTTGGCTCGCGCTTCGCAGGTGACGACGACCGTCGCGGCTGCGTCCGGGTCGCCGTCGAACCCTTTTGCACCGTCGCCTAGTCCCGCGCCGTCGATGGGTTCTGCCGACTCGGCACGCTGGGGACTGCTCGTCCGTTGCTCGTCTCCTCCGCCTGACCGGTGGCCTGCTGTCGCCGTGACCTGCCTGGGCGACGCATCATCGGCAGCGGACTCGACGCGGACCGAGACGACGCCGTCGACGGCCCGAACGCGCTCGATCGCCGCCTCGTCGTGGTTCGCGAGCGCGAGGGTCACCGTGGCGGTGCCGCCGGCGCGCTCGCGGAGGTTCTCGATGCTGTCGACCGTGACGATCTCGCCGCGATCGAGGATGGCGACGCGGTCGCAGACAGCTTCGACCTGCTCCAAAATGTGACTCGAGAAGAAGACGGTCGCGCCGCGGGCGTTCTCCTCGCGGATGATCTCGCGCATCTCGCGGGCACCGTTGGGATCGAGCCCGGTCGTGGGTTCGTCGAGGATTAGCAGGTCCGGCTCGCCCACCAGAGCCATCGCGAGCAGGAGCCGCTGGGTCATCCCTTTCGAGTACTGTGCGACCGGGTACTCCTCCGGACCCAGCATTCCGACGCGGCCCAGCAACTCGTCCGGATCGTCGTCGGCGCCTTTGGCTTCGATGGCAAACTCGACGTGTTCACGACCGGTACGCTCGCCGACCGGTCCGTGACCGTCTGGCAGGACCCCCGTCCATTCTCTGACTCGCACGCTCTCGTCGGGGACGTCGTGACCGAGGACGCGGACCGATCCGGCGGTCGGTTCGAGGTAATCGAGCATGATGTCGATCGTCGTCGACTTGCCGGCGCCGTTCGGCCCCAAAAAGCCGAAGATTTCCCCGTCTTCGACGCGAAGGTCCACGTCGCGGAGGGCGGTCACATCGTTCGATTTGCGGAGTCCGCTGGCGCCGTACCGTTTCGTGACGCCGCGGAGTTCGATGGCGGCCATACTTCGACAATTCCTTCCAAGAACAAAATATTTTGTCACGAGAGGTACGATGTGCAACTAAATTCTGCGTTCGGAGAGCGACCATACCCCTTCGGACAGCGTTCGGTAGCCCGGGAGTAGCGATACGGAGTGGGATGTACTACATGATGCACTCGCTGATCGATCCGGACTCGGCGACGTCGGGTCGCGAATCCGACGAGTGCATACCTCTTTGCCGGCTCGGCACCTACGATCACACGTGGCAAACGACGAGGACATCGACGACCTGTTAGACGAGCTCGATACGCACGGCGACCTGGATGCGGCGGAGCAAGTGTTGCGGCTCCGCACGGAGAGCAGACGGTACGACAAGCCGGTGACGATCGTCGAGGGATTCGACCTTTCCAAGTCGGAAATCGAGTCGCTCGCCTCCGACCTGAAGAGTGCGATGGGGACCGGCGGGACCGTGGACGAGGGCCGTATCGAACTACAGGGCGACCATCGCGATCGAGTGCCGGACCTGCTTCGCGATCGAGGTTTTCAGGTCCAGGCGTAACGTCGCATCGCTTTCTCCGGCGCTGTCTCGCTCAACTGCAGCTGAATCCGTCCAAATACGCTTGAGAGAACTACTTTATCTCTCGTCGGTGGAGCCGTTCCTATGGGACAACGTACCATAGCCATCAGGCCGGCGACGACGGCCGACCGCGAGGCGATTCGCGAGGTCGCCAGGGACACCTGGCACGACACCTACGACGAGCTCGATTCGGCAACGATCGACGAGACGATCGCGGAGTGGTACGACGACGAATCGTTTTCAGCGGCGCTCGAGAAGCCGGGAACCGCGGTTCTAGTGGCCGAATCCGACGGCGAGATCGTCGGCTTCACCCACGGCGTCGTCTCCGAGGACGAGGGCGACGTCCTCCGAATGTACGTGCATCCGGACCATCAGCGGGAGGGCATCGGGACGGCGCTACACGAGCGACTTCGGTCGTCTCTCGAGGACTTCCACATGAATCGCATGCGGGCGATCGACCTCGCGTCGAACGAGGGTGGCCGGCGGTTCTACGAGCGCCTCGGCTTCGAGGAGAGCGGCGAAGGCGAGGTCGAGATAGGCGGTGAGACTCGAACAGAGGTCGTCTACACGCTAGAATTGTAGGGTCAGGTGTGGGGCCTGTGGCGCCCCGTTTCCCTGCTCACTCGAACGCGTACAGGGCCCCGTCGCTCGTCCCGACGAAGAGCGCGTCGTCGGCGACGGCTGGTCGCCGGCCGAACTCGCCGTCGAGGGGTCGTCGCCACTGCACTTCTCCCTGCTGGTAGTCGATGCCGACGAGGACGGCCTCGTCGCCGACGAGATACACGCGATCCTCGGCGACAACCGGGCCCGAGTGTGGTCGCCCCTCGAGTTCGAGGATCCAGTCGGGCCCGTCGTCTCGGGATTTCGTGGCGAGAATGCCGCCCGTTCCGATCACGACGGACGTCCCGTCTGTCACGGCCGGCGTCCAGAGGATGTGTCCGGAGACGGATTGGACCCCGGATCGAAAGCCGGAGGGCTCGTACACTTCCATGGTGAGCGACGGGGCGTAGATGGTCTCGTCGGCGACCGCCGGCGACTGCATTCGCGACCCCTCTCTCGTCCAGGTGACGTCGCCTGACTCGCGATTGACGCGGTGAATCCAGCCCTGCAGCATGGCGGTGTTCTCCGTGCCGACGTAGACGGCGTCGTCCGTCACGGCGGGGTAGTCGACGACCGGTGCGTCGACGGGAGCGTTCCACTCGATTTCGCCGTCCGTCGCCCCGAGCGCGTAAACTCGGGGCGATTCCGTCGTCCCGACGTAAAGTTCGTCCCCGGCTGGCGTGGGTCCGGCGACGGGACCCGATAGTTCGGTCGTCCACGCCTCGCTCCCGTCCGTCCGGTCGAGCGCGACGATGTCCCCAGTCTCCGTTCCGAAGACGACCTGTCCGTCGACCACGCACGGACAGTGTGCCTTCGCGCCGTAGCCGTGTTCCGCCCACTCTTCGTCGCCCGATTTTGCGTCGAGCGCGTGGACGGACCCCGCCTCGGTGCAGACGTAGACGGTTCCGTCGACGACTGCGACCTGCTCACCGACGCCACCCGGAAGGTCGACGCGCCATCGTTCTGTCGGCTCGTCGCCCGGGCCGCCCGCTTCGGTGTACCCGTGGTTCCGGGCCGTCCGCTGGAAGCTCGGCCAGTCCGTTGGGCCGATCGCTGGCTCCGTCTCCTCGGCTGCGAGGAAGTCGATACACCCGGCCGTCGAGACGAGTGTCGACCCGGCGAGCATCGCCGATACCTCCCGTCGCGAGACGTTCATACACCATCTGATAAACTACTGTGAGTTATCGGTTCCGTTGCAGGTGCTGGTGGACAGAACGTGCCGTTCGGTCGACGTCTGGTCGAGAGTGATTCCTGCCGTTGTTCCGGGCTGTGAGGCGCCTGGCTCGGTGTTCGACGCCGGCGGGAATCTGGCGAGTACCGTCTCGGATAACTGAAGTTAATATAACACACACGCCAGATTACTGAAATATGCACACGATTCATATCCGTGTGGCTGTGAGGCTATCGCATGCACGAACCCGAGCGGTCGACCGCGTTCGACACTCGCGCCGTGACGGCGGGGGAGAAGGCACTCGCCCACGAGGGCGGGTACGGCGATGCGGTGTCGCCAATCCACCTCGCCTCGACGTACGGTCTGGAGGCGCTGGATCCGTCGATGGGGCTCGACGACGTCGATCCCGACGCGGGCCAGTACCTCTACGGACGCCTCTCGAATCCGACGCGGCGAGCACTGGAGAACCGACTCGCCTCGCTCGAAGGCGGCGAGCACGCGATGGCGTTCGCCTCCGGAACGGCCGCGATCGCGGCGGTGGGGCTGTCGATTCTGGAACCCGGCGACCGACTCGTCGCGTTCGAGGATCTCTACGCGGGCACGAAGCGGATGTTCACGGAACTGTTCGCCCGCCGGTTCGACGTCGAGGTGACGTTCGTCGACGCGACGGACGTAGACGCGGTCGACGCGGCCATCGACGAGCGCACGAAACTCGTCTGGTTGGAGACGCCGACGAACCCCCTGCTCCGACTCTGTGATATCGAGGCGATCGCCGAGCTGGCACACGATCGCGACGCGCTGGTCGGCGTGGACAACACCTTCCTCAGCCCCTATTTCCAGCAACCGCTCGACCTCGGAGCCGACCTCGTCGCCCACAGCACGACGAAGTACATCAACGGTCACAGCGACTCGATCGGCGGCGCCGTGATCACGGACGACGCGGCCCTCGCGGAGGAACTCGAACTCACCCAGCAGATCACCGCCGGCGGCGTCCTCTCGCCGTTCGACAGCTACCTCACCCTCCGCGGTGTGAAGACCCTCCCGCTGCGCATGCGCCAGCACGAGTCGAACGCGATGGCGCTCGCCGAGTTTCTGGACGACCACCCCGCCGTCCGGGCTGTTCACTATCCCGGCCTCGAATCACACCCGCAACACGACCTCGCGACCCGTCAGCAGTCGGGCTACGGCGGCGTCCTCTCGTTCGAACTGGCGGGCACGCAGGACGACGCGATCGCCTTCCTCGACGAACTGTCCGAGATCACTCTCGCGGTGAGCCTCGGCGGCGTGGAG containing:
- a CDS encoding ABC transporter permease; the protein is MNRLVGTPRRLLLYAREDALDARRERQLHTLWGLFGLVGLVITYSASQGTGAGVRSEPVGMVASLFGALVMLVPLVALGFVATTIVEKRRSGALTVLLGLPFARRTVVLGTLLGRSAVIASAPLVALLAALPVALVTDVAVDPGHLIAAAVTLSLLATTFVSIAVAISTLARSTMLATVTAFGAYVVFVFDGWSQLPAVVRYVIHGFERPETTATWAEVVAATSPMTAFANLVAGISPSLADASVASAAENPELWEEPAVAGAILLGWIVASTGIAAWRFRATDI
- a CDS encoding ABC transporter ATP-binding protein; amino-acid sequence: MAAIELRGVTKRYGASGLRKSNDVTALRDVDLRVEDGEIFGFLGPNGAGKSTTIDIMLDYLEPTAGSVRVLGHDVPDESVRVREWTGVLPDGHGPVGERTGREHVEFAIEAKGADDDPDELLGRVGMLGPEEYPVAQYSKGMTQRLLLAMALVGEPDLLILDEPTTGLDPNGAREMREIIREENARGATVFFSSHILEQVEAVCDRVAILDRGEIVTVDSIENLRERAGGTATVTLALANHDEAAIERVRAVDGVVSVRVESAADDASPRQVTATAGHRSGGGDEQRTSSPQRAESAEPIDGAGLGDGAKGFDGDPDAAATVVVTCEARAKAAAIATMHECVPVTDVAVEETPLEDLFAVFTEGVA
- a CDS encoding translation initiation factor, encoding MANDEDIDDLLDELDTHGDLDAAEQVLRLRTESRRYDKPVTIVEGFDLSKSEIESLASDLKSAMGTGGTVDEGRIELQGDHRDRVPDLLRDRGFQVQA
- a CDS encoding GNAT family N-acetyltransferase; the encoded protein is MAIRPATTADREAIREVARDTWHDTYDELDSATIDETIAEWYDDESFSAALEKPGTAVLVAESDGEIVGFTHGVVSEDEGDVLRMYVHPDHQREGIGTALHERLRSSLEDFHMNRMRAIDLASNEGGRRFYERLGFEESGEGEVEIGGETRTEVVYTLEL
- a CDS encoding outer membrane protein assembly factor BamB family protein, translated to MNVSRREVSAMLAGSTLVSTAGCIDFLAAEETEPAIGPTDWPSFQRTARNHGYTEAGGPGDEPTERWRVDLPGGVGEQVAVVDGTVYVCTEAGSVHALDAKSGDEEWAEHGYGAKAHCPCVVDGQVVFGTETGDIVALDRTDGSEAWTTELSGPVAGPTPAGDELYVGTTESPRVYALGATDGEIEWNAPVDAPVVDYPAVTDDAVYVGTENTAMLQGWIHRVNRESGDVTWTREGSRMQSPAVADETIYAPSLTMEVYEPSGFRSGVQSVSGHILWTPAVTDGTSVVIGTGGILATKSRDDGPDWILELEGRPHSGPVVAEDRVYLVGDEAVLVGIDYQQGEVQWRRPLDGEFGRRPAVADDALFVGTSDGALYAFE
- a CDS encoding trans-sulfuration enzyme family protein, which translates into the protein MHEPERSTAFDTRAVTAGEKALAHEGGYGDAVSPIHLASTYGLEALDPSMGLDDVDPDAGQYLYGRLSNPTRRALENRLASLEGGEHAMAFASGTAAIAAVGLSILEPGDRLVAFEDLYAGTKRMFTELFARRFDVEVTFVDATDVDAVDAAIDERTKLVWLETPTNPLLRLCDIEAIAELAHDRDALVGVDNTFLSPYFQQPLDLGADLVAHSTTKYINGHSDSIGGAVITDDAALAEELELTQQITAGGVLSPFDSYLTLRGVKTLPLRMRQHESNAMALAEFLDDHPAVRAVHYPGLESHPQHDLATRQQSGYGGVLSFELAGTQDDAIAFLDELSEITLAVSLGGVESLIELPAAMTHEPLDPAQRDAIGITDTLCRLSVGVEDVDDLRADLERGLERVSAVESVAGGE